The DNA sequence tagtttgtttatcagaatgccaaatcgtaaaatgactgctccacgactgatttgagcgcgaccgccgttgcgaaaaccgctgtgagagttcgaaaagtgagttacagaatcgcaaggcaggtcgGAGCCTATACTAAATGTTCTAGTTAGTTAGTGTTAATTTAATGGCATACTTGCTTGCGGAGACCATCTTCATGGTTTTGGTGattttttgaatgtttttaattgaCTTCAGTCGCAAAGACACCTGCTTTAGTTGGAccattttattcttaaattagTGTTACCTGACAGGACCATTACGTTCACTGTCAAATATGTTTATTCACTGTCAAATTtttcaaactaaaaaaaaattgttacccGTATTAAAAAAGGTTATAGGAATCTCTTCTTGTTTTTTATGTAGATAACTAGCTGTTTTCCGCAGTGTCTGATATTTGCCTATTCTGCTAAGACAGTGAGGGAAATTTTgttcaaattaaatacttcATTTAAAGAGACTCActataaccttttttttataaataaaaagaaaattaaagtaaatttcaaaaattttgtccctgtggcagtgtacctttaacgctgggagcgtttcctcgctgtattgagatacttattcgttgatcGAGGAAaccaccagctctggggtcaccggtactatctaccaggcgccaacttaaatctttaattagcccCTGTTCACTTGAACTTGAACTTTGAACTTTGGAGTAAAGAGTCTTTACTCCAAAgagaacaaaatcgaagttggaggaaagacttatATTAGAGCCGTTGCTATATTCCGCCTTCTTTGCGGCCGCCCCAGTAATTTTGTTTGTCCGAGGGAGGTGTCCACACATGTAGCATCCGATACCAAAGCCCGTCCCATCTTCCAAGGGATTAACGACATCCCATCCGGCCGCTTGTCATCGTCTCTTGCGATGCCTGTTAGCTCCAAAATTGCTGGAACATTGATGATGGCAAGAGAGCGGCGTGTAATGTCATTGAGCGCGGCGTGGCGAGAAAAACGACATGCACTCTTTTGGTAATGTAGGCGATGGTGTTCAAGGCTACTTACTTCAAAGCCTCAGGGACACTTATGAGGAGTACATATGGGCACTCCTAAGCGGAAGCTGATGGGAATGCGAAGTGATTCAGGGTCCCAGTGTTTGGCGAAGGATAAGCATAGGCTTCGCGCATccaaaccttttttttttttttttatagaacggggggcaaacgggcaggaggctcacctgatgttaagtgataccgccgcccatggacactctcaatgccagagggctttcgagtgcgttgccggccttttaagaattggtacgctcttttcttgaaggaccctaagtcaaattggttcggaaatacttcagtgggcagctggttccacatagtggtggtgcgcggcagaaactgccttgaaaaacactcagttgtggaacggcggacgtcgaggtgatacgggtggaatttcgtattctgtctcgacgtccgatgaagaaattcagctgcaggtattaatccgaacaactcctctgaacactctccatggtaaatgcggtagaagatgcagagtgaccccacatctctacgcaacgccaaaggaacCTGTACCTCCGCTTCATAATTGTCAAAGCCCAAGCAGAACGGACAAACTTTTTACTTATAGAGGCAGGCTAATAAACCACGAGTCTTCGTCTTGACCCCAATATTACGTATCAGTTTGTGATTTGCGTCAACTGTCGTGTTGAGGAGACGTACCTAATTTAGAAATTTGGGgttatctatattattattgaagttatacttatttggCAGGTTAGggaaaatgatgagagtaaatttttacgcgcgcgcgtcacaaaaaaccgacaccctgaatatctgttcaaacgtcggtaaaacagtctgggccgctagttggcgcttgctctgttttatcgacaagttgcattgtctgtcataccaaaataaataaaataataaaaaaatataataaattaaaagattagtaaatattatatcgttttGATTGGATGTGAcaagaaaaatgcaattcgaagagggaaacgtccctctaaggtgctcgaagaaaattattacgccaaagaagtataaattctaacgcgtgtatctaagtacacacacgttttgttttgtattatatattaccaaaattataaaaggatttattaattaaaccgATTCCAAACATTACTTTGGTAATGGTATATAATGATTAATGAGtcatttcatataatatagaaaaaattatatagtacTATGTCCTTTTATAGTTAAGTTTTTcgaatttaaagaaaagataaACCGCTGCTATGCTGAAAAATTGTGAGTCTGGTTTTGAATTCCCATCAGGTTTATAATTTTCCTATATCCCCGGATATAGGAAAATTATGACATCTAGAACTTTCCATTTGCTTCCCTGGAGACGCCAATGGCCTGACAAAACCACAAGAGATCGAAATGGGGTATTTCAACAAATGTCATCCATCATACAATCACTTGATAGAGATAGTGGAGCAAAGTTTTCACGAAAAATGGAATCGACAGAAGAGTGAACCAAGTTATTTTTATCCATTTCCGACAAAATAATGTCCAGAAGAgatgaaaatttcaaatataatgtTCCATACATTTTGTGTGGGACGACCACTGATGttaaaactgttattttttgttagtttCACTACTTCCAGCCTCCCATCTCGTGGGCTGCGTGCATTCCTTTCCACCTTTGTCCttgacataaaaaaatgcCGGGAGAAGAAAGCATTTTACTCAGTATTACAAGCATTCTAATATTTCACAGACATTCTCATTGCGGAATTCTATCTTTCTTTTAGGAAATGTGACCTTTCCCCCAAATTAATAGGTAATGTGAGTCCTTATCCCGTAACACCAACATGCGTACCGCCGCATGCTTCGTGCGACAGCTAGTTTCTGTATTACGTTcattgttgttgtttttttgtatgttttcaTTTTTGTGTTGTAAAAACTGTACAATTGCgtcagaaataaatattaaaaaactctatatatgtatagtaaaaatatcaaagttatgtaaatataataaattggtAATTTTTCGCATTTTTGAActatatttgattaaattaaatgtaaaacagtatttattgttgtgttttgtttaatttgttcAACGTCACGCGTGCCAATTCGCGCTAACTAGTTCAATTGCGTCAGGGATATTTTTGTAGTGACAATTCTTTAACTTTAAATTGATCTTGATCGACCTCAGGGTTTTACATTCTCATTTACTTAGACTTTAATGCGTCCAGCAGAATGTAGTTGTTTTAATCCAATTGCAGGAAAAGTGGGGGACATTAGCTAGTTGGACACGACACTGGTGGTGAAGGTTGTTACGTCATGCGGCCGCAATAAAACCGCCGAGCGCCGTTTGAGCTTATTTCTTTGTGATAGTGCTTCGAACGGTTGCAACGCTCCACGACCAACTATGGAGACTCTGTCGCAGGACACTCTTTCCACCTCTCCTCCCGACAAGGTAAAATGCTGTGCGATATTATCCTTAATGTTTTTAGTATGTATTTTGACAGTATCAAGTTTATATATACTGTAAAAAGTATCCTCTATAATAGTAGTTTCTACCGAGGGATGTAATACGGCTGTGGATGCTGACATGTAGCACCGCGACGTATAAAATTGTTACGCCATGgctatcaaactatttaatcaccttcctagaagttatagatcaCTGCCGTGTAATGCTTTTGAGGGAGAGGTGATTAGATTAACAAGGTCCTTTCATAATGTGGGCGAGTTTCAGGTCATGTcaagttttgacaacaattaaccatttatattaataaatactatgGTTATAATTATGACATTGGCATgcacattttgtttattatctataattGTCATTCCATACAGGACAATTATTCGATATTGTTGCATTATTGTGTATCAGATTCAAGGTCGGAAACCCGTTTAACAACATGTCTATATTTGgccttaattttaattgtcgcgattttatattttttaacgtcatttattcataggccaacaacaaaaaacatgGCATAATGTTTATTCCTTTTTCATCTTATAAAATCTTACTTCCCGTTAAGTAAgttataaagcgcaaattcggccccacatggagtactgttctcacctctgggcgggagctccccagtaccagctccttccacttgaccgtagtcaacgaagagcggctcgaatcgtcgacgactaatgcctctccgagcggcttgatcccttggcgtggcgtagagatgtggggtcactctgcatcttttaccgcatttaccatggagagtgctCTGAGCAGTTGTTGGGATTAATACCGGGATTAATTGcagcgcaccaccactatgtggaaccagctacccactgaattatttccgaaccaattcaacttagggtgcttcaagaaaagagcataccaattcttaaaataccGGGAAGGCAGTCGCGAGGCTTTGAGAGCGTCCACGGCCGGTGGTATAACttgacatcagatgagccaccagcccatttgccccctgttctataaaaaaaagatctccggctgtgcaccaatggactttctatgagcgcattaaacactcgctcgtgaaggaaaacatcgtgaggaaaccggcttgccttcaacccaaaaaagtcgacggcgtgtgtcaggtacagaaggctgatcaccttctcgcctatttattagattgacaaatgatacagaaatctaaggcccagacctaaaaagttgtagcgccactgatttatttttaatagaagaTGAACATTTTACATCTTGCTATACCAAGAAATAAGCAGTCGGTCCTAAATATCATAGCTCATTCCATGCATTcatctatttaaatatttattccgGAGATGCCTATAACCCAaccatagtaataataataataatcttaatttcttctatatttagtataatGTATTGAAcgaaataattatcaaataaaacgcGAGAACAGGAGTTGAATAATCTTATCTATTTGTTGAGTCGCGGCCGATGACCAGAGTCATAGGTTATCAAGCTTCTACCGCGtcataataattcaaaatattttgtatcatatgataatatttatatacctactcTAAGAAAAACAACATCACATTAAATTtgtcaaaatattaatgatgTAAGCAATTTAATACCTGCTGCAAAACTTACGCATACGTAGGTACGTCCgtatcttataataataataatctgtgattttaatatatataccttAACTTTAATATACTTTCACTCGGTATATCTCGCAGTTCGGTGtgcctcttggcaaaggcctccacTGTTCTCTATCTTTTGTGACTCTTCTCCAGTTGTAGCCTGCTTTTAGTTTCAGTTCGTCCTCCCATCTCTTGCGTTGTCGGCCTCTTCTTTGTTTTCCGTCTCTAGGGTACCATTACGTCAATATTGCTAATTCTCCATTTTTCCTGGGACCGTAGCATATGATCCGTCCATCTCCATTTCATTTATTCTATCTTAGTGAGTCATACCTGTTCTAGCTCTTATGTCTATGTTTCTTTGCTTGTCTAATTTTCTTATGCCGAGCATGCTTCTTTCCAAGGCTCTTTGGCAGTGTGCTAGCATGTCCCTGTGCTGGTAAGGGAGTGCCCAAGTTTCGCAGCCATAGGTAGTCtgtatcttaagtaataataaatataattataaaaatatttcagccAAAATTGATGCAAGGCGGGAACTATATAGCCGAAGGTCGAGACTCCACCAAGTCGACGTGGCTACTCTTCTCTCCGGGCACGAGAGATAAGGCCGGTTCACTCGCTAAGTTCCTCAGCGTGTTCTCTAGCCACGGAGTCAACCTCAGCCACATCGAGTCCCGCTCCTCGGCCCGAAGACCTGGATATGAGTTCATGGTGGAGTGTGAGCACGGCTCCGGGGATTTCGGAGCCGCTCTGGACGAGCTCAAGAAAGATACCGGCTATCTGACCATCATTTCGAGAAACTACAAGGATAATCGATGTAGGCATTTAAGAAATTCTTTTGGTGATTTTtggtaattttgtaataataatttgctgTGTTAATATGTAACAGCGGCGGTCCCATGGTTCCCGCGCCGTATCCGAGATTTGGACAAGTTCGCTAACCAGATCCTTTCGTACGGCTCGGAGCTGGATGCGGACCATCCGGGCTTCACGGACCCCGAATACCGTGCACGGCGAAAGTACTTTGCGGATATCGCTTACAACTACAAGCACGGCCAACCACTTCCGCACGTCGAATACACCAAAGAGGAGACGGCCACATGGGGCGTCGTCTTCCAAAAGCTGACTGAGCTGTATCCTACGCACGCTTGCAAAGAACACAATCACGTCTTCCCGCTGCTTATCGAGAACTGCGGCTACCGGGAAGACAACATACCACAACTGGAAGATGTTTCCAATTTTCTTAAAGGTAAATTTAACCAcaaatatttgtgtattgCAATTTGGTTGCCATTTATCGTTAACATGTACCCGGTTTGCAGATTGTACCGGGTTCACACTACGCCCGGTCGCTGGACTACTGTCATCCCGGGACTTCCTCGCCGGGCTGGCGTTCCGAGTATTCCACAGCACTCAGTACATCCGTCATCACTCTCGACCACTCTATACGCCCGAGCCAGACGTTTGCCACGAGCTGCTCGGTCACGCCCCGCTCTTTGCTGATCCGGCGTTTGCACAGTTCTCGCAGGAAATTGGACTGGCATCGTTGGGTGCACCCGACGATTATATCGAGAGACTTGCCACGGTACTTTCAGTCTATTTTTCGTTGGGAACACGCTAAAAGCTTATTTACTACATAATATTcatctcaatttttttttgctttcgAGGCCCGTTtcaatatacttaaatatacttacatatacttaaataaactcaaactcaaaatatctttattcatgtagattgtaggtaaacaagtaagtacacttatgaattgtcaagttaaattaattgtaaatttacatttactaccagttcgcaagtcaacaATATACGTCAATATAcgtaaatatacttaattataattaagtatacttaaatatacttaaattatCATCTTATAATGG is a window from the Pieris napi chromosome Z, ilPieNapi1.2, whole genome shotgun sequence genome containing:
- the LOC125062623 gene encoding protein henna, producing the protein METLSQDTLSTSPPDKPKLMQGGNYIAEGRDSTKSTWLLFSPGTRDKAGSLAKFLSVFSSHGVNLSHIESRSSARRPGYEFMVECEHGSGDFGAALDELKKDTGYLTIISRNYKDNRSAVPWFPRRIRDLDKFANQILSYGSELDADHPGFTDPEYRARRKYFADIAYNYKHGQPLPHVEYTKEETATWGVVFQKLTELYPTHACKEHNHVFPLLIENCGYREDNIPQLEDVSNFLKDCTGFTLRPVAGLLSSRDFLAGLAFRVFHSTQYIRHHSRPLYTPEPDVCHELLGHAPLFADPAFAQFSQEIGLASLGAPDDYIERLATCFWFTVEFGLCRQDGQLKAYGAGLLSSFGELQYCLSSEPELQEFNPEVTGEQKYPITEYQPIYFVANSFESAKDKMIKFAQTIPRDFAVRYNPYTQSIDILDSQKQMRDLLREVHQEMNLLLNTMEKL